In Struthio camelus isolate bStrCam1 chromosome 12, bStrCam1.hap1, whole genome shotgun sequence, the DNA window GAGGCAGGCTTGGAGCCAGAGCTCAGTGGGTCCAGCCCAGCCAAGCATTTTGGACCGCAGGCTTCAATGGCAAAAGGGAGGTGAGAATCAGCCATGCCGTGTCTGGGAGAGGGTggcagggcctgatcctgcaaagcGCAGAGAGCCTCCATGCTGGAGGAGGGAGCAGACACCTTAGATGCTCCCAGGAtccagccagcaggagctgtttGTGCTCCTACTGGGATGAAAACAGTGGAAAAGCTTCCACTGTTCTGAAAAAAGAGCCTGATTTGAGCCCGTGGCCGGGTACAACATGCCTTTGCTCCTCCTCAGAGTACCTGTACTGCTTCCATAGCACTGCTGTTATCTCTGTCCACCTAGAGCCACGTGCCTAGTGACCCCAGGACCCTGTACCAAGGCTATTTCTCCGATCTCAGACTGGCTTTTACACTCTTAGTGTTTAGCATGAAGTTGGTAGTAGGACATTAAGTGCCTGGCTAGCAAAGGGACCAGGTGTCCGGCCATCTGGCTCACTGTTGGGTTCTGATCTTTGCTTCCCTTATGTGCCGATGGACTGATGAGATCCTCTTTGTGAGatatctcctctcctccctcactACTGTGCACTACTGCAGATGGAGGAGGGCTTGTGGTGGTAGAGATGGGCTCCCAAGTTGGGTACCATTTCCCCCATTTAGGGTGGCCTTTTTTCCTGCAGCCGTGCTTCGGACTTAGAGGGGAGTTAAGTCAGTAGGTGGCAGATTTGAACACCTGGAAGGAGGCAGGCATGGTGAAGATCTGCCCCCAGATCTGATTTCACTCTAGCTTGTTTGACGCTCTTGACTAACGGAGCCCAGCCCTGATTCCTATCTAACGAAGGGTTGAAATACCAGCCCTGGGCTTGAGTCTCAGATCCCCTTTGGCTCCTGACCTCCTGCAGTTCCCAGAAGCTCAGCAAACGCATGGCACTACGTGAAGATAAATGATACAGAAAGAGGGAAGACCCAAggtgctttttcctcctccttcctttaaCAATAGAGAGCGATGCCCAAAGTCAGCAGGAGGGTCCCTAGCCAGACTTGAGGCACCACTCCTCCAGCCTTGCTCTTGGACTCCCTTGGCACGTGGTAAACAATCACCAGCTTTTCTCCAGCACCAGAGGGATCCAATTCATCCCCCTTGTAGCAGCTCCGGCCTCCCAGATGGCTGGCCTGGGGGGCGTTTCGGAGCAGGTCATCAGCTGGATTCTCTGACCCAGCCAAGGCCACATTGACTGAGACATCCCGCATGCCCACATCATTGACAGCTAGGCAGGTATAGATGCCTTCATCTTCCTTGCTGAAGTTGGGGATGGCCATGGTGCCATTCTTGAAGACCAAGAAGTGCTCTTGGCTCTGCTTGGCACGCCCAGGAGGCAGGATGTTTCCATCTCTTGCCACGTTGGGCCCGTTGATCTCAATGCTCCGGCTGGAGGTCTGGATCTTCCACCTGATCTCTGGTGGAGGATTGCCTGCCACGCTGCAGTGCAGAGTGAGGGTAAGGCCATCGTACATGACGGTGTTGTCCAGATTGGAGAGGTAGGTGAGCTGCACAGAAGGGGCGATGCAGTAGTGGTCAGGGATGTCTGTCACAGCCCTCCCTTTGAGCCTGCTGGGAGCCACGCACAGGATAGACCCTCCCTTGGTGATGGAGACAGAGGTGTTCTCAGTCCACTTCTTCAGCCAGAAGACCTTGCAGGAACAGTTGAAGGGGTTATTGAAGATCTGCAGCTGGGACAAGGAGGGCAGGTTGTCAAAAGTGCCCTCAGCCAGGGTGGTCAGGTCGTTGTCATTGAGCCACAGGGACCGCAGGTCCTTCAGGGAGTAGAATGCGTCCCGGGGCAGCCCAGCCAGGCGGTTGTTGTTCATCTTCAAGATCTGCAGGTCGCTGAGGTTGCGGAGATCTTTCCAAGGGAAATCCACGATCTTGTTGTGGCTCAGGTCCAGGTTCTTCAAATGCACCAACTGTGCAAAAGTGCCCGCCTCGATGGAGCTTATCTGGTTGTAGCCCAGCCACAGCGACTGCACTTCAGGAACCTCAGAGAAGGAGTTCTCCCAGAGCGAGCTGATCCTGTTGGCCGATAGGGTGAGGATCGTCACGCTGGGCAACAGACCCTCTGGCACCTCCTGCAGATCCTTGTAGGCACATTCTGCCAGCAGACGTCCATTCTTCTTTATGGAGCAAGCACAGGTCCTGGGGCAGGCCAGGCTGGACCTGAGGAGAGCAACAATGCCCAGGCAGCAGAGAAGTGGATTCATCGTTCCTCCTGGGAACAGA includes these proteins:
- the ISLR gene encoding immunoglobulin superfamily containing leucine-rich repeat protein isoform X3, coding for MNPLLCCLGIVALLRSSLACPRTCACSIKKNGRLLAECAYKDLQEVPEGLLPSVTILTLSANRISSLWENSFSEVPEVQSLWLGYNQISSIEAGTFAQLVHLKNLDLSHNKIVDFPWKDLRNLSDLQILKMNNNRLAGLPRDAFYSLKDLRSLWLNDNDLTTLAEGTFDNLPSLSQLQIFNNPFNCSCKVFWLKKWTENTSVSITKGGSILCVAPSRLKGRAVTDIPDHYCIAPSVQLTYLSNLDNTVMYDGLTLTLHCSVAGNPPPEIRWKIQTSSRSIEINGPNVARDGNILPPGRAKQSQEHFLVFKNGTMAIPNFSKEDEGIYTCLAVNDVGMRDVSVNVALAGSENPADDLLRNAPQASHLGGRSCYKGDELDPSGAGEKLVIVYHVPRESKSKAGGVVPQVWLGTLLLTLGIALYC
- the ISLR gene encoding immunoglobulin superfamily containing leucine-rich repeat protein isoform X2; this encodes MVIHGSGMRAALLQPAVLTPPPRLPRPSPAAGQRARKPGRRSSLACPRTCACSIKKNGRLLAECAYKDLQEVPEGLLPSVTILTLSANRISSLWENSFSEVPEVQSLWLGYNQISSIEAGTFAQLVHLKNLDLSHNKIVDFPWKDLRNLSDLQILKMNNNRLAGLPRDAFYSLKDLRSLWLNDNDLTTLAEGTFDNLPSLSQLQIFNNPFNCSCKVFWLKKWTENTSVSITKGGSILCVAPSRLKGRAVTDIPDHYCIAPSVQLTYLSNLDNTVMYDGLTLTLHCSVAGNPPPEIRWKIQTSSRSIEINGPNVARDGNILPPGRAKQSQEHFLVFKNGTMAIPNFSKEDEGIYTCLAVNDVGMRDVSVNVALAGSENPADDLLRNAPQASHLGGRSCYKGDELDPSGAGEKLVIVYHVPRESKSKAGGVVPQVWLGTLLLTLGIALYC
- the ISLR gene encoding immunoglobulin superfamily containing leucine-rich repeat protein isoform X1; amino-acid sequence: MGRGREGWLFTALVCALRCSNRPCLRRPPGSPGPHQPRGSERGSRGGGGTMNPLLCCLGIVALLRSSLACPRTCACSIKKNGRLLAECAYKDLQEVPEGLLPSVTILTLSANRISSLWENSFSEVPEVQSLWLGYNQISSIEAGTFAQLVHLKNLDLSHNKIVDFPWKDLRNLSDLQILKMNNNRLAGLPRDAFYSLKDLRSLWLNDNDLTTLAEGTFDNLPSLSQLQIFNNPFNCSCKVFWLKKWTENTSVSITKGGSILCVAPSRLKGRAVTDIPDHYCIAPSVQLTYLSNLDNTVMYDGLTLTLHCSVAGNPPPEIRWKIQTSSRSIEINGPNVARDGNILPPGRAKQSQEHFLVFKNGTMAIPNFSKEDEGIYTCLAVNDVGMRDVSVNVALAGSENPADDLLRNAPQASHLGGRSCYKGDELDPSGAGEKLVIVYHVPRESKSKAGGVVPQVWLGTLLLTLGIALYC